A section of the Rossellomorea marisflavi genome encodes:
- the pabC gene encoding aminodeoxychorismate lyase yields the protein MYIYLNGQIIHRDEARISPFDHGFLYGMGLFETFRTYGGHPFLIGDHLDRLSRSLQDMKIHCSLPESKVMGIVKDLLERNGWEDAYCRLNISGGPGEIGLPSAPYEDPTIILFQKPLPDKGAASKEGVFLSLARNTPETGERLKSHHYLNNMAGKREVGPSPVKEGIFLTDEGWICEGVTSNLFWTKDDDLYTPAVGTGLLNGITRRFIIALAGKAGLRVREGYYKKEDLLEADEIFFTNSVQEVVPVHQVEETHYPGAEGRWTVHLQREYGACTSTLTRISELS from the coding sequence ATGTATATCTACTTGAACGGTCAGATCATACACAGGGATGAAGCCCGCATATCACCATTCGATCATGGCTTCCTATACGGAATGGGCCTTTTTGAGACGTTCCGGACATATGGTGGGCATCCCTTCCTCATCGGAGACCATCTGGACAGGCTCTCAAGATCCCTCCAGGATATGAAGATCCACTGCTCCCTTCCTGAAAGCAAGGTCATGGGGATCGTGAAGGACCTACTTGAGCGGAATGGATGGGAAGACGCGTACTGCCGCCTGAATATCTCCGGTGGCCCGGGGGAAATCGGCCTTCCCTCAGCACCCTATGAGGATCCGACGATCATTCTGTTCCAGAAGCCCCTCCCTGACAAAGGAGCGGCTTCCAAAGAAGGAGTCTTCCTGTCATTGGCTCGCAATACACCTGAAACCGGTGAGCGGCTTAAATCCCACCACTACCTCAACAACATGGCAGGTAAAAGGGAAGTGGGCCCTTCCCCGGTCAAAGAGGGCATCTTCTTAACGGATGAAGGCTGGATTTGCGAAGGAGTGACGTCCAACCTCTTCTGGACGAAAGACGATGACCTATATACTCCTGCGGTCGGGACGGGGTTGCTTAATGGGATCACCCGCCGCTTCATTATAGCCCTGGCAGGAAAAGCGGGACTAAGGGTAAGAGAAGGGTATTATAAAAAGGAAGATCTTCTTGAAGCTGATGAAATTTTCTTCACCAACTCCGTTCAGGAAGTGGTACCGGTCCATCAAGTGGAAGAGACCCATTATCCCGGGGCAGAGGGAAGATGGACTGTGCATCTGCAACGGGAATATGGAGCCTGCACCTCCACCCTTACAAGAATCAGTGAATTGAGCTAG
- a CDS encoding UvrB/UvrC motif-containing protein, giving the protein MMCQECKENPATLHFTKVVNGEKTEVHLCEQCAQDKGTMFENSAAFTVNNLLAGLLNITPGFKQAQEQEAPKKEVLQCPKCKLTFQQFTSIGRFGCSECYKTFNSELDPILKRVHSGNMEHHGKVPERMGGTIQIKKQIKKLRTELQALIEEEEFERAAETRDRIRSLEREMKQEGGGAE; this is encoded by the coding sequence ATGATGTGTCAGGAGTGCAAGGAGAATCCGGCAACCCTTCATTTCACGAAGGTTGTGAACGGAGAGAAGACCGAGGTCCATCTATGTGAGCAGTGTGCTCAGGATAAAGGAACGATGTTCGAGAATTCGGCAGCCTTCACGGTGAATAATCTGTTGGCCGGTTTATTGAATATCACCCCCGGCTTCAAGCAGGCACAGGAGCAGGAAGCGCCGAAAAAGGAAGTTCTCCAGTGTCCGAAGTGCAAATTGACATTCCAACAGTTTACGAGCATCGGCCGGTTTGGATGTTCGGAGTGTTATAAGACATTCAATAGCGAACTCGATCCGATTCTGAAGAGGGTGCACAGCGGGAATATGGAGCATCATGGAAAGGTACCGGAACGAATGGGCGGTACCATCCAGATCAAGAAGCAGATCAAGAAGTTGAGAACGGAACTTCAGGCCCTCATCGAAGAGGAAGAGTTTGAGAGAGCAGCTGAAACGAGAGATCGCATTCGTTCCCTTGAACGTGAGATGAAGCAGGAAGGGGGAGGTGCAGAATGA
- a CDS encoding protein arginine kinase, producing MSLERFLSNTVSSWMNEEGPQSDIVLSSRVRLARNLTDFRFSTLYSPEEAGQIVERVKEKMSSFPKELGELEFLPTSEIQPLEKRVLMEKHLISPNLAEDKNVGAVLLSPDEDISIMVNEEDHIRIQCLYPGLQLKQALSRANELDDWFESELDFAFDEKHGYLTTCPTNVGTGLRASVMVHLPGLVLTQQMNRIIPAINQLGLVVRGIYGEGSEALGNIFQISNQTTLGKSEGDIVEDLISVVNQIIAKELTAREALVQTSNIQLEDRVFRSLGVLEHSRIIESKEAAKCLSDVRLGIDLGMIHSLSKNILNELMILTQPGFLQQYSGGPLRPNERDIRRSSLIRERIRLDKDTCEEEES from the coding sequence ATGAGTCTGGAGCGATTTTTAAGCAATACCGTCAGTTCGTGGATGAATGAAGAAGGTCCCCAATCGGATATTGTCCTGAGTTCCCGGGTGCGTTTGGCACGGAATCTGACGGACTTCCGTTTTTCAACCCTATATTCACCTGAGGAAGCAGGGCAGATCGTAGAACGGGTGAAAGAGAAAATGTCTTCTTTTCCAAAAGAGCTGGGGGAACTCGAATTTTTACCTACGAGTGAGATTCAGCCGTTGGAAAAAAGGGTATTGATGGAGAAACACCTGATCAGTCCGAATCTGGCAGAAGATAAGAATGTCGGGGCCGTCCTTCTATCACCAGATGAAGATATAAGCATAATGGTAAATGAAGAGGATCATATCCGGATACAGTGTCTGTATCCAGGTCTTCAACTGAAGCAGGCACTCTCCCGTGCCAATGAGCTCGATGATTGGTTTGAGAGCGAACTGGACTTTGCATTCGACGAGAAGCACGGGTATCTGACCACCTGTCCTACGAATGTAGGAACGGGACTCAGGGCATCGGTCATGGTACATCTTCCGGGCTTGGTCCTCACCCAGCAGATGAACCGGATCATACCGGCGATCAACCAGCTTGGGCTCGTCGTGAGGGGTATCTACGGCGAAGGCAGTGAAGCACTGGGGAATATCTTTCAAATCTCCAACCAGACGACCCTAGGTAAGTCGGAAGGGGATATCGTGGAAGATCTCATCAGCGTGGTGAATCAGATCATTGCCAAGGAACTGACGGCGAGGGAGGCATTAGTTCAGACCTCCAACATACAATTAGAAGATAGGGTCTTCAGATCGCTGGGGGTGCTGGAGCATAGCCGCATCATTGAATCGAAGGAAGCGGCCAAATGCCTGTCCGATGTTCGTCTGGGCATCGATCTGGGCATGATCCACAGTCTCTCCAAAAATATTTTGAATGAATTGATGATTTTGACCCAACCGGGTTTTTTACAACAATATTCCGGAGGTCCATTGCGACCGAATGAACGGGACATAAGAAGGTCTTCCTTGATCAGGGAGCGAATTAGATTGGATAAAGATACATGTGAGGAGGAAGAATCATGA
- a CDS encoding CtsR family transcriptional regulator has product MRNISDIIEHYLKNVLDLSESEIVEIKRSEIADKFQCVPSQINYVINTRFTIEKGYVVESKRGGGGYIRIMRVKAHDQLHLIDQLVALITQKISQNTAADIVFRLVEEDIISEREAKIMLSVMDRSVIMVELPERDILRGRMLRAMLDTLKYE; this is encoded by the coding sequence ATGAGAAATATATCCGACATCATTGAACATTACCTGAAGAATGTATTGGATTTAAGTGAATCTGAAATCGTCGAAATCAAAAGAAGTGAGATCGCTGATAAGTTCCAATGTGTTCCTTCTCAAATAAATTATGTGATCAATACCCGCTTCACCATCGAGAAGGGGTATGTGGTCGAGAGTAAGCGAGGGGGAGGCGGCTACATCCGCATCATGCGGGTGAAGGCTCATGATCAGCTGCATCTTATTGATCAGCTGGTGGCCCTCATTACTCAGAAAATCAGTCAGAATACGGCGGCTGATATCGTTTTCCGACTCGTGGAAGAGGATATAATATCTGAAAGAGAGGCAAAGATCATGCTGAGCGTCATGGATCGATCCGTGATCATGGTCGAGTTGCCTGAACGGGATATACTGCGGGGCAGGATGCTCCGGGCTATGCTGGATACGCTAAAATACGAGTAA
- the pabA gene encoding aminodeoxychorismate/anthranilate synthase component II encodes MILMIDNYDSFTYNLVQFLGELGEELIVRRNDDITLAEIEELNPAYLMISPGPCTPDDAGISLEAIRTFKGRIPIFGVCLGHQSIAQVFGGEVVRAERLMHGKVSLVHHDGRTIFKDLPAPFAATRYHSLIVKRETLPDCLEITGETEEGEIMGIRHKELPIEGVQFHPESIMTEGGKQLLANFLATYKSAGVTV; translated from the coding sequence ATGATCCTTATGATCGATAACTATGATTCATTTACGTATAATCTGGTTCAATTCCTCGGGGAGCTTGGTGAAGAGCTCATCGTGCGAAGGAATGACGACATAACGTTGGCAGAAATCGAGGAGTTGAATCCGGCCTATCTGATGATTTCTCCAGGACCGTGTACACCTGATGATGCAGGGATCAGTCTTGAGGCGATCCGGACCTTCAAGGGACGGATCCCCATCTTTGGTGTTTGCCTCGGCCACCAATCCATCGCCCAGGTATTCGGTGGAGAAGTGGTTCGGGCCGAACGGCTGATGCACGGCAAGGTCTCTCTTGTTCACCATGACGGAAGGACGATTTTCAAGGATCTTCCCGCTCCATTTGCCGCCACCAGGTATCATTCCTTGATTGTAAAGAGGGAGACGCTTCCTGACTGTCTGGAGATCACGGGTGAAACGGAAGAAGGGGAAATCATGGGGATCCGTCACAAGGAACTTCCCATCGAAGGCGTTCAGTTCCACCCCGAGTCCATTATGACCGAAGGCGGAAAGCAGCTCCTGGCAAACTTCCTTGCAACCTATAAAAGTGCTGGGGTGACGGTATAG
- the folP gene encoding dihydropteroate synthase has protein sequence MKQVIKCGKYELDFSAKTLIMGILNVTPDSFSDGGKYNHIEAAVERAKEMVDMGADIIDIGGESTRPGYEPVSAEEEIARVVPVIEAIASRVDVPISIDTFKAETARRAIEAGASIINDVWGAKKDPDMARVAAGAGVPIILMHNRETEEYEDFVRDSIQDIQESIFLVKQAGVKDDQIILDPGIGFAKTMDDNMTMMRNLDILVSLGYPVLLGTSKKRLIGHVLDLPVDQRMEGTGATVCYGIQKGCHIVRIHDVKEMARMAKMMDALVGKGKWNG, from the coding sequence ATGAAGCAAGTAATCAAATGTGGAAAGTACGAACTCGATTTCAGCGCAAAGACGTTGATCATGGGAATCCTGAATGTAACCCCCGATTCCTTTTCGGACGGAGGGAAATACAATCATATAGAAGCGGCAGTGGAGCGTGCCAAGGAAATGGTGGACATGGGGGCGGATATCATCGATATCGGAGGCGAGTCCACCCGGCCGGGTTATGAACCTGTATCGGCCGAGGAAGAAATCGCACGCGTTGTCCCCGTCATTGAAGCGATCGCTTCCCGAGTCGACGTACCGATCTCGATTGATACATTCAAGGCAGAGACGGCGAGAAGGGCCATTGAAGCAGGTGCATCTATCATCAATGATGTATGGGGCGCAAAGAAGGATCCGGATATGGCGAGGGTTGCTGCCGGTGCGGGTGTCCCCATCATCCTGATGCACAACCGGGAGACGGAAGAATATGAAGACTTTGTCCGTGACAGCATCCAGGACATCCAGGAAAGCATTTTTCTCGTGAAACAGGCTGGGGTGAAGGATGATCAGATCATCCTCGATCCTGGCATTGGCTTTGCGAAAACGATGGATGACAACATGACGATGATGAGGAATCTTGATATTCTTGTGTCGCTGGGTTACCCTGTCCTTCTCGGTACATCGAAGAAGCGGTTGATTGGTCATGTCCTAGATCTTCCTGTCGACCAACGGATGGAAGGAACGGGTGCAACGGTATGTTACGGTATCCAGAAAGGCTGCCACATCGTGCGGATCCATGATGTGAAGGAAATGGCGAGGATGGCGAAAATGATGGACGCATTAGTCGGAAAGGGGAAGTGGAATGGATAA
- the folB gene encoding dihydroneopterin aldolase, protein MDKIYVNEMEFYGYHGVFEEENKLGQRFRVSAELHLDLSTSGKSDNLEDSVNYAEIYTVTKSVVEGESLNLVEAVAERIAGNLLESFPSVAECKITVIKPDPPIPGHYKSVAVEITRGR, encoded by the coding sequence ATGGATAAAATCTATGTGAACGAAATGGAATTCTACGGATATCACGGGGTGTTTGAAGAAGAGAACAAGCTGGGCCAGCGTTTCAGGGTGAGTGCCGAACTTCACCTGGATCTCAGCACATCCGGGAAGAGCGATAACCTGGAGGACTCGGTGAACTATGCTGAAATCTATACGGTCACCAAATCGGTTGTGGAGGGTGAGTCGCTGAATCTTGTAGAAGCAGTTGCTGAGAGGATTGCCGGCAACCTGCTTGAGTCTTTCCCGAGCGTTGCCGAGTGCAAGATCACCGTTATCAAGCCGGATCCCCCGATTCCCGGTCATTATAAATCCGTCGCCGTCGAAATCACCAGGGGCCGATAA
- a CDS encoding helix-turn-helix domain-containing protein: METDKWGRRIRAFRKLKGFTQDGLAKELGVSVSVLGEIERGSRVPSDDFLTSVSEALSIPLDELSPSDDEE, from the coding sequence ATGGAAACAGATAAATGGGGAAGACGCATTCGTGCATTCAGGAAATTAAAAGGATTTACACAGGACGGTCTTGCAAAGGAACTCGGAGTGTCTGTCTCGGTCCTGGGAGAGATCGAGCGGGGGAGTCGTGTTCCGAGCGATGATTTTCTGACAAGTGTCTCCGAGGCATTGAGTATCCCGTTGGATGAGCTTTCCCCTTCGGACGATGAAGAGTGA
- the folK gene encoding 2-amino-4-hydroxy-6-hydroxymethyldihydropteridine diphosphokinase, which translates to MYTAYISLGSNIGDREAYLEKAIQILGSHGKIEVKRLSSIYETEPVGYTDQGEFLNMVIAVQTSLRPETLLHQCLQVEFDLGREREFKWGPRIIDLDVLLYEQETIETADLLIPHPRMQERAFVLIPLLEIAPGLEHPSFGAPLENLLDEIPDKEGVRLWKQINGEDAFVHSGN; encoded by the coding sequence ATGTATACCGCTTACATTTCTCTCGGATCCAATATCGGGGATCGGGAGGCATATTTGGAAAAAGCCATTCAAATCCTCGGCAGTCATGGTAAGATAGAAGTCAAAAGGCTCTCTTCCATTTATGAAACAGAGCCCGTCGGATATACGGATCAAGGCGAGTTTTTGAACATGGTCATTGCAGTTCAAACCAGTTTGCGTCCAGAAACGCTGTTGCATCAATGCTTACAGGTGGAATTTGATCTTGGTCGGGAAAGGGAGTTCAAGTGGGGTCCGAGGATCATCGATCTTGACGTGCTGTTGTATGAACAAGAGACGATCGAAACCGCAGATCTTCTCATCCCCCACCCGAGGATGCAAGAAAGAGCTTTTGTCCTCATACCGCTGTTGGAGATCGCTCCCGGCCTGGAACATCCCTCATTCGGTGCCCCGTTGGAGAATCTTCTGGACGAAATACCTGATAAAGAAGGAGTTCGGCTATGGAAACAGATAAATGGGGAAGACGCATTCGTGCATTCAGGAAATTAA
- the lysS gene encoding lysine--tRNA ligase, producing the protein MSEEINDQLQVRRDKMEAIREKGLDPFGKRFDRSHSSREIKSQFDEFSKEELEEKDITVTIAGRIMTKRGKGKAGFAHLQDLEGQVQIYVRKDAIGEEAYELFNSADLGDIIGVTGTVFKTKVGELSVKAKEFRHLSKALRPLPEKFHGLKDVEQRYRQRYLDLITSQESKETFIARSRIIQSMRRYLDTNGYLEVETPMMHSIAGGASARPFKTHHNALDMPLFMRIAIELHLKRLIVGGLEKVYEIGRVFRNEGVSTRHNPEFTMIELYEAYADYRDIMALTENLVAHIAKEVFGSTTVPYGDYEVNLEPQWTRLHMVDAVKEHSGVDFWKEMSDEEARALAKEHGIEIKDNMTYGHVVNEFFEQLVEEKLIQPTFIYGHPVAISPLAKKNDEDPRFTDRFELFIVGREHANAFTELNDPIDQRERFEAQLKEREEGNDEAHMMDDDFIEALEYGMPPTGGLGIGIDRLVMLLTNSPSIRDVLLFPQMRHRD; encoded by the coding sequence ATGAGCGAAGAAATAAATGACCAGCTTCAGGTCAGACGCGACAAAATGGAAGCCATCCGCGAAAAAGGATTGGACCCATTCGGTAAACGTTTCGACCGTTCCCATAGCTCTCGTGAAATCAAATCTCAATTTGACGAGTTTTCAAAAGAAGAGCTTGAAGAGAAAGACATCACGGTAACCATCGCAGGACGGATCATGACGAAGCGTGGAAAAGGTAAGGCAGGATTCGCGCATCTTCAGGACCTCGAAGGCCAAGTGCAGATCTATGTCCGTAAAGACGCCATCGGTGAAGAGGCATATGAACTTTTCAATTCAGCAGACCTAGGGGACATCATCGGGGTAACCGGTACTGTCTTCAAAACGAAGGTCGGGGAACTTTCCGTCAAAGCGAAGGAATTCCGCCATCTATCAAAAGCCCTTCGCCCACTGCCTGAGAAGTTCCACGGACTCAAAGATGTTGAACAGCGTTACCGCCAACGCTATCTTGACCTCATCACAAGCCAGGAAAGCAAAGAAACTTTCATCGCAAGAAGCCGCATCATCCAGTCCATGAGACGCTACCTTGATACAAACGGCTATCTTGAAGTGGAAACACCAATGATGCACAGCATTGCAGGTGGAGCGTCCGCCCGCCCGTTCAAGACGCACCACAATGCCTTGGACATGCCATTATTCATGAGGATCGCCATCGAGCTTCATCTGAAGCGCCTCATTGTCGGCGGTCTTGAGAAGGTATACGAGATCGGACGCGTATTCCGTAACGAAGGCGTATCAACCCGCCACAATCCAGAGTTCACCATGATCGAACTGTATGAAGCCTATGCGGATTACCGTGATATCATGGCACTGACTGAGAACCTGGTTGCCCATATCGCAAAAGAGGTATTCGGTTCTACCACCGTCCCTTACGGTGACTACGAAGTGAACCTCGAACCGCAATGGACCCGTCTTCACATGGTGGATGCCGTCAAGGAACATTCCGGTGTAGACTTCTGGAAGGAAATGAGCGACGAAGAGGCTCGTGCACTTGCGAAAGAACATGGCATTGAAATCAAAGACAATATGACGTATGGCCACGTCGTGAATGAGTTCTTCGAACAGCTTGTAGAAGAAAAGCTTATTCAGCCTACCTTCATCTATGGTCATCCGGTTGCCATTTCTCCACTTGCGAAGAAGAACGACGAAGACCCAAGGTTCACGGATCGTTTCGAGTTGTTCATCGTCGGACGTGAGCACGCTAATGCCTTCACCGAGCTCAACGACCCTATCGACCAACGCGAGCGTTTTGAAGCTCAGTTGAAAGAACGGGAAGAAGGAAACGATGAGGCCCATATGATGGATGATGACTTCATTGAAGCACTAGAGTACGGTATGCCTCCTACAGGGGGACTTGGTATCGGGATCGACAGGCTTGTCATGCTGCTGACAAACTCCCCTTCGATCCGCGACGTCCTGCTCTTCCCACAAATGCGCCATCGCGACTGA